A genome region from Pseudomonas sp. N3-W includes the following:
- a CDS encoding nucleotide sugar dehydrogenase yields MRISIFGLGYVGAVCAGCLSARGHDVVGVDVAKDKIDMINAGKSPIVEPGLGELLAQGIETGRLRGTTDFAEAIRDTDLSMICVGTPSKKNGDLELNYIEAVCREIGFVLRDKTTRHTIVVRSTVLPGTVANVVIPILEDCSGKKAGVDFGVAVNPEFLRESTAIKDYDQPPMTVIGEFDTASGDVLQSLYEELDAPIIRKDIAVAEMIKYTCNVWHATKVTFANEIGNIAKAVGVDGREVMEVVCQDKTLNLSQYYMRPGFAFGGSCLPKDVRALTFRASSLDVDAPLLNSLMRSNVSQVQNAFDIVSSHDKRKVALLGLSFKAGTDDLRESPLVELAEMLIGKGFDLSIYDSNVEYARVHGANKDYIESKIPHVSSLLNSDFDDVINNSDVIILGNRDEKFRALAQNAPHGKQVVDLVGFMSKATSVSGRTEGICW; encoded by the coding sequence ATGCGCATCAGCATATTCGGTTTGGGTTACGTCGGCGCAGTCTGTGCCGGTTGCCTGTCTGCACGAGGCCATGACGTGGTTGGCGTCGATGTCGCCAAAGACAAGATCGACATGATCAACGCAGGCAAATCGCCAATCGTTGAACCGGGTCTGGGCGAACTTCTGGCGCAAGGGATCGAGACCGGTCGTCTGCGCGGTACCACCGATTTCGCCGAAGCGATTCGTGACACCGACCTGTCGATGATCTGCGTGGGTACGCCGAGCAAGAAAAACGGTGACCTGGAACTCAACTACATCGAAGCCGTGTGCCGCGAGATCGGTTTTGTCCTGCGTGACAAGACCACCCGCCACACCATCGTCGTGCGCAGCACCGTATTGCCGGGCACCGTGGCGAACGTGGTGATCCCGATTCTCGAAGACTGCTCCGGCAAGAAGGCCGGTGTCGATTTCGGTGTCGCGGTCAACCCTGAGTTCCTGCGTGAAAGCACCGCGATCAAGGACTACGACCAGCCGCCAATGACCGTCATCGGCGAGTTCGACACCGCCTCGGGCGACGTCCTGCAATCGCTCTACGAAGAGCTCGACGCGCCGATCATCCGCAAGGACATCGCCGTGGCCGAAATGATCAAGTACACCTGCAACGTGTGGCACGCCACCAAGGTCACCTTCGCCAACGAGATTGGCAACATCGCCAAGGCGGTCGGCGTCGATGGCCGCGAAGTGATGGAAGTGGTCTGCCAGGACAAGACCCTCAACCTGTCGCAGTACTACATGCGTCCAGGCTTTGCCTTCGGCGGCTCGTGCCTGCCCAAGGACGTGCGTGCCCTGACCTTCCGCGCCAGTTCGCTGGACGTCGATGCGCCGCTGCTCAACTCGCTGATGCGCAGTAACGTGTCGCAAGTGCAGAACGCCTTCGACATCGTCTCCAGCCACGACAAACGCAAAGTCGCCCTGCTCGGCCTGAGCTTCAAGGCCGGCACCGATGACCTGCGCGAAAGCCCGCTGGTGGAGCTGGCGGAAATGCTGATCGGCAAGGGTTTCGACCTGAGCATCTACGACAGCAACGTCGAGTACGCCCGTGTCCACGGCGCGAACAAGGACTACATCGAGTCGAAGATCCCGCACGTGTCGTCCCTGCTCAACTCGGACTTCGACGACGTGATCAACAATTCCGACGTGATCATCCTGGGCAACCGTGACGAGAAATTCCGCGCCCTGGCGCAGAACGCTCCACACGGCAAGCAAGTGGTCGACCTGGTCGGCTTCATGTCCAAAGCCACCAGTGTTTCGGGCCGCACCGAAGGCATCTGCTGGTAA
- the yaaA gene encoding peroxide stress protein YaaA, whose protein sequence is MLMVISPAKTLDYETPPATQRFTQPQYLDHSQELIQQLRDLTPAQISELMHVSDKIGGLNAARFGSWTPAFTPDNAKQALLAFKGDVYTGLDAQTFSEADFDYAQQHLRMLSGLYGLLRPLDLMQPYRLEMGTKLANARGKDLYAFWGTRISEWLNEALAEQGDDVLLNLASNEYFSAVKRNALNARIINTEFKDQKNGQYKIISFYAKKARGMMSRFVIEERINDPVALKQFDAQGYRYSAEQSKPDNLVFLRDHAPE, encoded by the coding sequence ATGCTGATGGTGATTTCCCCCGCCAAGACCCTCGATTACGAAACACCGCCCGCGACCCAGCGCTTTACCCAGCCGCAATACCTGGACCACTCCCAGGAACTGATCCAGCAGCTGCGCGACCTGACACCGGCGCAAATCAGCGAACTGATGCACGTCTCCGACAAGATCGGCGGCCTTAACGCCGCGCGTTTCGGCAGCTGGACGCCCGCCTTCACCCCCGACAATGCCAAGCAGGCGCTGCTGGCGTTCAAGGGCGACGTCTATACCGGCCTCGACGCCCAGACTTTCAGCGAAGCCGACTTCGATTACGCCCAGCAACACCTGCGCATGTTGTCCGGCCTGTACGGCCTGTTGCGCCCGCTGGACCTGATGCAACCCTATCGGCTGGAGATGGGCACCAAACTGGCCAATGCCCGAGGCAAGGACTTGTACGCGTTCTGGGGCACGCGCATCAGTGAGTGGCTGAACGAAGCCCTGGCCGAGCAAGGCGATGACGTGCTGCTGAACCTGGCCTCCAACGAGTACTTCTCGGCGGTCAAACGCAACGCCCTCAACGCGCGCATCATCAATACCGAGTTCAAGGACCAGAAAAACGGCCAGTACAAGATCATCAGCTTCTACGCGAAGAAAGCCCGCGGGATGATGAGCCGTTTTGTCATTGAAGAACGCATCAATGATCCCGTCGCCCTCAAGCAGTTCGACGCGCAGGGCTATCGCTACAGCGCCGAGCAATCGAAACCGGACAATCTGGTATTCCTGCGCGACCACGCACCGGAATAA
- a CDS encoding polysaccharide deacetylase family protein, with protein MRIVFLFMAGLLSFGAVAAPGDIATLDRSTWPEQLNNPTLFDVASRAEILMFARVLLASESLDEPALADRLGLRTINLESINNLRQRMWQRLLANYNFAQQSCDQDASFCFLVEDMPTLREQAAKFQVSDESYYTRWAEPSRLFHAQYLDEQMRKAALSPQTSSEVDHFGDYERNGDEMNDRLFLLSFDSAANAVPDNTGWATEYLRKSNMSGTFFVLGKDIQNRLAERSVAGLQALYSGQCIGVQGWEFRSHSHWQDWQDSVRRSADLVKSKLPENYVPLFRPPDGQRRADAGDFFKSQGLQVALWDIDAQDGAGKLKASESAQRVLTLMLLWRHGVINFNVKQDGVKTSMPWLITQTAQSGIGWEDCQDAFR; from the coding sequence TTGCGTATCGTTTTTCTTTTTATGGCCGGGTTGCTGAGCTTCGGTGCTGTAGCGGCGCCGGGCGACATTGCGACGCTGGATCGCAGCACCTGGCCCGAACAGCTGAATAATCCGACCCTGTTCGACGTCGCCTCGCGGGCCGAGATCCTGATGTTCGCCCGCGTCCTGCTGGCCAGCGAGTCCCTCGATGAGCCGGCCCTGGCCGACCGCCTGGGCCTGCGCACGATCAATCTGGAGTCGATCAACAACCTGCGCCAGCGCATGTGGCAGCGTTTGCTGGCCAACTACAACTTCGCCCAGCAGAGCTGCGATCAGGACGCGTCTTTCTGTTTCCTGGTCGAAGACATGCCGACCCTGCGCGAGCAGGCCGCCAAGTTCCAGGTCAGCGACGAGAGCTACTACACCCGATGGGCCGAGCCGAGCCGCCTGTTCCACGCCCAGTACCTGGACGAACAGATGCGCAAGGCTGCGCTGTCTCCGCAGACCAGCAGCGAAGTCGATCATTTTGGCGACTATGAGCGCAACGGCGACGAAATGAACGACCGGCTGTTCCTGCTGAGTTTCGACAGCGCCGCCAACGCCGTTCCCGACAATACCGGCTGGGCGACCGAATACCTGCGCAAGTCGAACATGAGCGGCACCTTCTTCGTGCTCGGCAAGGACATCCAGAACCGTCTGGCCGAGCGTTCGGTGGCGGGCCTGCAAGCCCTCTATTCCGGGCAGTGCATTGGTGTCCAGGGCTGGGAGTTCCGCTCCCACAGCCATTGGCAGGACTGGCAGGACTCGGTGCGGCGCAGTGCCGATCTGGTCAAAAGCAAGCTGCCGGAGAACTACGTACCGCTGTTTCGCCCGCCTGATGGCCAGCGTCGCGCCGACGCCGGCGACTTCTTCAAGTCCCAGGGCTTGCAGGTGGCGCTGTGGGACATCGACGCGCAGGACGGCGCCGGCAAGCTCAAGGCCAGCGAGAGCGCGCAGCGGGTGCTGACCCTGATGCTGTTGTGGCGTCACGGGGTGATCAATTTCAATGTGAAGCAGGACGGGGTGAAAACCTCGATGCCCTGGCTCATCACGCAAACGGCGCAGAGCGGGATCGGTTGGGAAGACTGTCAGGACGCGTTTCGCTGA
- a CDS encoding PhoH family protein has product MDDHGRSPSSNQPILYVLDTNVLIHDPNALLNFEEHHVAIPMTVLEELDKLKSGHHSVAAECRQAIRLIDKTLGDASPEDVELGVPIQRGKSGPKGLLSILMSKRTEPNIILPEHLNDNIIINQLIDLHARDAALRLVLVTKDINMRLKARACGIAAEDYSTDQLVDDVSLLPNGYHNMTGSFWDLVSKVETRQDHGRTWHQVKLIDNLPAVHINEFIIDEQGFVGWIKEIEEDRLLILDLHQEPLLHQEAWGLKPRDIYQSLALYALLDPDIHLVNLSGAAGSGKTILALAAAIEQTMVSKRYRRIIATRSVQGLDQEIGFLPGTEAEKMEPWLGAITDNLEALHMDDENTHGSVDYILSKVPLQFKSLNYIRGRSFQQSLILIDECQNLTPHQMKTIITRAGAGSKVVCLGNLAQIDTPYLSATSSGLTYLTERFKDFPNGVHITLQGVPRSILAEYAESHL; this is encoded by the coding sequence ATGGATGATCACGGACGTAGCCCTTCTTCCAACCAGCCAATCCTTTATGTACTCGATACCAACGTACTGATTCACGATCCCAACGCCCTGCTCAATTTCGAAGAACACCACGTTGCCATCCCGATGACCGTGCTTGAAGAGCTGGACAAGCTCAAGAGCGGGCATCACAGCGTCGCCGCCGAATGCCGCCAGGCGATTCGCCTGATCGACAAGACCCTGGGCGATGCCAGCCCCGAAGACGTCGAACTGGGTGTGCCGATCCAGCGCGGCAAGAGTGGGCCCAAGGGGTTGCTGTCAATTCTGATGAGCAAGCGCACCGAGCCGAACATCATTCTGCCGGAGCATCTGAACGACAACATCATCATCAACCAGCTGATCGACCTGCACGCGCGTGACGCCGCGCTGCGCCTGGTGCTGGTCACCAAAGACATCAACATGCGCCTCAAGGCCCGCGCCTGCGGGATTGCGGCCGAGGACTACAGCACCGACCAACTGGTCGACGACGTATCGCTGCTGCCCAACGGTTACCACAACATGACCGGCTCCTTCTGGGACCTGGTGAGCAAGGTCGAAACCCGCCAGGACCATGGCCGCACCTGGCATCAGGTGAAGCTGATCGACAACCTGCCGGCGGTGCATATCAACGAGTTCATCATTGATGAACAGGGCTTTGTCGGCTGGATCAAGGAGATTGAAGAGGACCGCTTGCTGATCCTCGACCTGCATCAGGAACCGCTGCTGCATCAGGAAGCGTGGGGCCTCAAGCCTCGCGACATCTATCAGAGCCTGGCGCTGTACGCCTTGCTCGACCCGGACATCCATCTGGTCAATCTCTCCGGTGCCGCCGGTTCAGGGAAAACCATTCTGGCGCTGGCCGCTGCCATCGAGCAGACCATGGTCAGCAAACGTTACCGGCGGATCATCGCCACCCGCAGCGTGCAGGGCCTGGACCAGGAGATCGGCTTCCTGCCCGGCACCGAAGCGGAAAAAATGGAGCCCTGGCTGGGCGCCATCACCGACAACCTCGAAGCCTTGCACATGGATGACGAAAACACCCATGGCAGCGTCGACTACATCCTCAGCAAAGTGCCGTTGCAGTTCAAATCCCTCAACTACATTAGGGGTCGCAGCTTCCAGCAGAGTCTGATTTTGATCGATGAATGCCAGAACCTCACGCCGCACCAGATGAAAACCATCATCACCCGTGCCGGCGCCGGTTCCAAAGTGGTGTGCCTGGGCAACCTGGCACAGATCGACACCCCTTACCTGTCCGCGACCAGCTCCGGGCTGACGTACCTGACCGAACGCTTCAAGGATTTCCCCAACGGTGTGCACATCACCCTGCAAGGGGTGCCTCGCTCGATTCTGGCCGAATACGCGGAATCGCATTTGTAA
- the moaC gene encoding cyclic pyranopterin monophosphate synthase MoaC — protein sequence MLTHLDSQGRANMVDVTEKAVTFREATAQALVRMQPQTLQMIVSGGHPKGDVFAVARIAGIQAAKKTSDLIPLCHPLMLTGVKVELSAEGDDAVRIVARCKLSGQTGVEMEALTAASVAALTIYDMCKAVDRGMIIESVRLLEKVGGKSGHFQADQP from the coding sequence GTGCTGACTCATCTCGATTCCCAAGGTCGCGCCAACATGGTCGACGTCACTGAAAAAGCCGTGACGTTCCGTGAGGCGACGGCCCAAGCGCTGGTGCGCATGCAGCCACAAACCCTGCAAATGATCGTCAGCGGCGGTCACCCCAAGGGTGATGTGTTCGCCGTGGCGCGTATTGCCGGTATCCAGGCGGCGAAGAAAACCAGTGATCTGATTCCGCTGTGCCATCCGCTGATGCTCACCGGGGTCAAGGTCGAGCTCAGTGCCGAAGGCGACGACGCCGTGCGCATCGTGGCGCGCTGCAAATTGTCGGGGCAGACCGGTGTCGAGATGGAAGCGCTGACCGCCGCCAGCGTCGCCGCGCTGACGATCTACGACATGTGCAAGGCCGTGGACCGCGGCATGATCATCGAAAGCGTGCGCCTGCTGGAGAAGGTCGGTGGCAAGAGCGGGCATTTCCAGGCGGATCAGCCATGA
- the moaD gene encoding molybdopterin converting factor subunit 1, whose translation MNVTVKFFARYREALGVDSVQVEGEFATVDDVRALLALRDGAQVLSEQNLMCARNEDLCQLDEPLSDGDEVAFFPTVTGG comes from the coding sequence ATGAACGTCACCGTGAAGTTTTTTGCCCGTTACCGTGAAGCGTTGGGCGTGGACTCGGTGCAGGTTGAGGGCGAGTTCGCCACCGTCGATGACGTGCGCGCGCTGTTGGCTCTGCGCGACGGTGCCCAGGTGCTGAGCGAGCAGAACCTGATGTGTGCCCGCAACGAAGACTTGTGTCAGCTCGACGAACCGCTCAGCGATGGCGATGAAGTTGCGTTTTTTCCAACCGTGACCGGGGGCTGA
- the moaE gene encoding molybdopterin synthase catalytic subunit MoaE yields MAIRVQSTAFDPGAEVNAMHAANVGVGAVVSFVGYVRDFNDGLDVAGMFLEHYPGMTEKALGKIAIEAEQRWPLLKLEVLHRIGALEPGEPIVFVGVASAHRQAAFDACAFVMDYLKTRAPFWKKENTSDGPRWVEGRDSDHAAADRWK; encoded by the coding sequence ATGGCGATTCGCGTGCAGTCCACCGCGTTCGATCCGGGAGCTGAAGTCAATGCCATGCACGCAGCCAACGTTGGCGTCGGTGCGGTGGTGAGTTTTGTTGGCTACGTGCGCGATTTCAATGACGGGCTCGACGTGGCCGGGATGTTTCTTGAGCATTATCCGGGCATGACCGAAAAGGCGTTGGGCAAGATAGCCATCGAAGCCGAGCAACGCTGGCCGCTGTTGAAGCTGGAAGTGCTGCATCGCATCGGCGCCCTGGAGCCGGGTGAGCCGATTGTTTTTGTGGGTGTCGCCAGCGCTCATCGTCAGGCTGCGTTTGATGCCTGTGCCTTTGTCATGGACTACCTGAAAACCCGTGCACCGTTCTGGAAGAAGGAAAACACCAGCGACGGGCCGCGATGGGTTGAGGGACGCGACAGCGATCATGCGGCGGCGGATCGTTGGAAGTAG
- a CDS encoding ABC transporter substrate-binding protein encodes MKKLPLITGLALSLLASSHLFAAEQTLRIGIEAAYPPFASKTDKGEIVGFDYDIGNALCAQMKAKCVWVEGEFDGLIPSLKVKKIDMALSSMTINEDRKKSVDFTHKYYFTSSRLVMKDGAVVDDQYASLKGKTIGVQRATTTDRYATEVFEPKGIIVKRYGNNEEIYMDLAAGRLDAIFADTIPLNDFLSMPRGQGYAFVGPELKDPKYVGEGAGIAVRKGNAELVSELNAAIDGIRASGEYQKISDKYFKSDIYGD; translated from the coding sequence ATGAAGAAACTTCCCCTTATCACCGGTCTGGCCCTGAGCCTGTTGGCCTCAAGCCACCTGTTCGCCGCCGAGCAGACCTTGCGCATCGGTATCGAAGCGGCTTACCCGCCATTCGCATCGAAAACCGACAAAGGCGAAATCGTCGGGTTCGACTACGACATCGGCAATGCCCTGTGCGCGCAGATGAAGGCCAAGTGCGTGTGGGTCGAGGGTGAGTTCGACGGGCTGATTCCTTCGCTGAAGGTGAAGAAAATCGACATGGCCCTGTCGTCCATGACCATCAATGAAGACCGCAAGAAGTCAGTGGATTTCACTCACAAGTACTACTTCACTTCATCGCGTCTGGTGATGAAGGACGGCGCGGTGGTGGACGACCAGTACGCCAGCCTCAAGGGCAAGACGATCGGCGTGCAGCGCGCCACGACCACCGACCGCTATGCCACCGAGGTGTTCGAGCCCAAGGGCATCATCGTCAAGCGCTACGGTAATAACGAAGAAATCTACATGGACCTGGCGGCCGGCCGCCTGGATGCGATCTTTGCCGACACCATCCCGCTGAATGACTTCCTGTCGATGCCGCGTGGCCAGGGCTACGCCTTTGTCGGGCCGGAGCTCAAGGACCCGAAATACGTGGGTGAGGGCGCGGGGATCGCGGTGCGCAAGGGCAATGCCGAGTTGGTCAGCGAGCTGAATGCGGCCATCGACGGGATTCGGGCGAGTGGCGAATATCAGAAGATTTCAGACAAGTATTTCAAGTCCGACATTTACGGTGACTGA
- a CDS encoding transcriptional regulator, with amino-acid sequence MNAPEKDPALNNFRAIADAIATLFFPHAEVVLHDLRTQKVDYIANNLSKRELGDDSALEDLLSGDVNETNIGPYEKLNWDGQKIRSLSTVLRDGDGRPLAVLCINLNISLFENAKAALDLFLSPSKLIPQPDSLFRDDWQERINTFLHAWLRERQLSLNLLTRDHKRELVLALHAEGAFKGKSASNYVANVLNMGRATVYKHLKELKG; translated from the coding sequence ATGAACGCACCTGAAAAAGACCCGGCCCTGAACAACTTCCGCGCCATCGCCGACGCGATCGCCACGCTGTTCTTCCCCCACGCCGAGGTGGTGCTGCATGACTTGCGCACGCAGAAGGTCGATTACATCGCCAACAACCTGTCCAAACGCGAGCTCGGTGACGACTCGGCGCTGGAAGACTTGCTCAGCGGCGACGTCAACGAAACCAACATCGGGCCGTACGAAAAACTCAATTGGGACGGCCAGAAGATTCGCAGCCTGAGCACCGTGCTGCGCGATGGCGACGGTCGCCCGTTGGCGGTGCTGTGCATCAACCTGAATATTTCACTGTTCGAAAACGCCAAGGCGGCGCTGGACCTGTTCCTGTCGCCAAGCAAACTGATCCCGCAACCGGACTCACTGTTTCGCGATGACTGGCAGGAACGGATCAACACCTTCCTGCACGCCTGGCTGCGTGAACGTCAGCTGAGCCTGAACCTGCTGACCCGCGACCACAAACGCGAACTGGTGCTGGCGCTGCATGCCGAAGGGGCTTTCAAGGGCAAAAGCGCTTCGAACTATGTGGCCAATGTGCTGAACATGGGGCGGGCGACGGTTTACAAGCATTTGAAAGAGTTGAAAGGCTGA
- a CDS encoding FAD-binding oxidoreductase produces MSHADFIIIGGGIAGASTGFWLSQHGKVIVLERESHPAYHSTGRSAALYTAAYGTPQVRALTQASRDFFDAPPAGFCEHPLLTPRGEMTVDFTGDPAELNNQYLSAKATVPQMQLLTADEACARLPILRREKVHGAIYDPTACDIDTDALHQGYLRGIRRNNGQVHTDSTVLSLTRDGDGLWQVHTNGQTFSAPIIINAAGAWADKIGALAGAASIGLQPKRRAAFIFAGPEGVDTHHWPMLVALDESFYMKPDAGMFLGSPANADPVEPHDVQPEELDIAMGIYQIEEATTLTIRRPTRTWAGLRSFVRDGDLLSGFDPRVPGLFWVAAQGGYGIQTSPAMGQASAALVRSAELPEQLTRFGLDAGMLSPARLR; encoded by the coding sequence ATGAGCCACGCAGACTTCATCATCATCGGCGGCGGAATCGCCGGGGCTTCCACCGGTTTCTGGCTGTCGCAGCACGGTAAAGTGATCGTGCTGGAGCGTGAATCCCATCCGGCCTATCACTCCACCGGACGCTCCGCCGCGCTGTACACAGCCGCCTACGGCACGCCGCAGGTACGAGCGCTGACCCAGGCCAGCCGTGACTTTTTCGACGCCCCGCCCGCCGGGTTCTGCGAGCACCCGTTGCTGACTCCGCGTGGCGAAATGACCGTGGACTTCACCGGTGATCCGGCCGAGCTGAACAACCAGTACCTGAGTGCCAAAGCCACGGTGCCACAGATGCAATTGCTCACCGCAGACGAAGCCTGCGCGCGGCTGCCGATCCTGCGTCGGGAAAAAGTCCACGGTGCGATCTACGACCCGACCGCCTGCGACATCGACACCGATGCGTTGCATCAGGGTTATCTGCGCGGCATCCGCCGCAACAACGGCCAGGTGCACACTGACAGCACGGTGCTGAGCCTGACCCGCGACGGCGATGGCCTCTGGCAAGTGCACACTAACGGCCAGACCTTCAGCGCACCGATCATCATCAATGCCGCTGGCGCCTGGGCCGACAAAATCGGTGCGCTGGCCGGCGCCGCCTCGATCGGCCTGCAACCCAAGCGTCGGGCCGCCTTCATCTTTGCAGGGCCCGAAGGCGTGGACACTCATCATTGGCCGATGCTGGTGGCCCTCGACGAATCCTTCTATATGAAGCCCGATGCCGGCATGTTCCTCGGCTCACCGGCCAACGCCGACCCGGTGGAACCGCACGACGTGCAGCCCGAAGAACTGGACATCGCCATGGGCATCTACCAGATCGAAGAAGCCACCACCCTGACCATCCGCCGCCCGACCCGCACCTGGGCCGGCCTGCGCAGCTTCGTGCGCGACGGCGATTTGCTGTCCGGCTTCGACCCGCGCGTGCCAGGGCTGTTCTGGGTCGCGGCACAGGGCGGCTACGGCATTCAGACGTCGCCGGCCATGGGTCAGGCCAGCGCCGCCCTGGTACGTAGCGCAGAACTGCCCGAACAGCTGACCCGCTTCGGTCTGGACGCCGGCATGCTCTCCCCTGCGCGCCTGCGCTGA
- a CDS encoding ornithine cyclodeaminase family protein, translated as MSSTPQVINQAQAREWLAQVDVPQILRKLFRDLAAGHAVQPAQQWVEFPQGAGDFINYLGVLAEDGVYGVKTSPYIVREQGALVTAWTLLMSMQTGQPLLLCDAGELTTARTAATTAVAVDALAPQSARRLAIIGSGKVALAHLHHVKGLRDWQSISLFSPSLGNATAETLAQLKRLDPRLVIAGSSDEATLDADVIMLCTSSTGPVVDPSRLSKPALITSISTNAPRAHEVPPHSLNDMQVFCDYRQTTPGSAGEMLIAGEQHGWDKRAIVGDLPELLSERVQRPDYERHVFFRSIGLGLEDIALANAIYQLQR; from the coding sequence ATGTCCAGCACGCCTCAAGTGATCAACCAGGCCCAGGCCCGCGAATGGCTGGCCCAGGTTGATGTGCCGCAGATCCTGCGCAAGCTGTTCCGCGATCTGGCGGCCGGGCACGCCGTGCAACCGGCGCAACAATGGGTGGAATTCCCGCAAGGCGCCGGCGATTTCATCAATTACCTCGGCGTGCTGGCCGAGGATGGCGTGTACGGGGTCAAGACCTCGCCCTACATCGTCCGCGAGCAAGGCGCGCTGGTAACGGCGTGGACGCTGTTGATGTCGATGCAGACCGGCCAGCCGCTGCTGCTCTGCGATGCAGGGGAACTGACCACGGCGCGTACCGCTGCGACCACGGCCGTGGCGGTCGATGCCCTCGCCCCGCAGTCAGCTCGACGCCTGGCCATTATCGGCAGCGGCAAAGTCGCCCTGGCGCACCTGCATCATGTGAAAGGCCTGCGGGACTGGCAGAGCATCAGCCTGTTTTCGCCGAGCCTGGGCAACGCCACGGCCGAGACACTGGCCCAGCTCAAGCGCCTCGACCCACGACTGGTGATCGCCGGTTCCAGCGATGAAGCCACGCTGGACGCTGACGTGATCATGCTGTGCACCTCGTCCACCGGCCCGGTCGTCGACCCGTCGCGCCTGAGCAAACCGGCACTGATCACCTCCATCAGCACCAACGCCCCGCGTGCTCACGAAGTACCGCCGCACAGCCTCAACGACATGCAGGTGTTCTGCGACTATCGTCAGACCACGCCGGGGTCGGCAGGCGAGATGCTGATTGCGGGTGAACAGCATGGCTGGGACAAACGCGCCATCGTCGGCGACCTGCCGGAGTTGCTCAGCGAACGGGTGCAGCGCCCCGACTATGAGCGTCATGTGTTCTTCCGCTCCATTGGTCTGGGGCTGGAGGATATTGCGCTGGCTAACGCGATCTACCAACTGCAGCGCTAA